One segment of Theobroma cacao cultivar B97-61/B2 chromosome 9, Criollo_cocoa_genome_V2, whole genome shotgun sequence DNA contains the following:
- the LOC108663189 gene encoding uncharacterized protein LOC108663189 translates to MPPRRERPLPTRSARRGRGRLRQGQPDLRGEESTVSPFRATLAAEPVEIPPPPTGIPAVSSEVIQAMAAFFTAMAGQAQTSQVPPVVPPVTPSVPLAHDVSISKKLKEARQLGCVSFVGELDATAAKDWINQVSETLSDMRLEDEMKLIVATRLLEKRARTWWNSVKSRSTILLTWSDFLREFDSQYYTHFHQKEKKREFLSLKQGNLTVEEYETQFNELLSYVPDLVRTEQDQADYFEEGLRNEIRERMTVTGREPHKEVVQMALRAEKLANENRRMRAELAKRKNPNMSSSQPLKRSKGSFVSGSAPSVSVTSSRPSFSQMQQRPPRFSGSAVTTSEKSFGGFDRCRECGRFHGGVCWGPLRCFHCGQTGHFRTNCPQLGQATVAALSSSTRTDLQMRDSSGAQPRQGVAIRPDVESNTPVYPPSKPLTRASTKVFTVMEDEARVQPRESE, encoded by the coding sequence atgcctcctcgacgtgagcGCCCACTCCCTACTAGATCAGCTAGGAGGGGCAGAGGTCGTCTTAGGCAGGGTCAGCCAGACCTTAGAGGAGAGGAATCGACTGTGTCTCCTTTTCGAGCAACACTTGCTGCTGAACCGGTAGAGATTCCTCCGCCACCTACTGGCATTCCTGCCGTGTCTTCTGAGGTAATCCAGGCAATGGCAGCCTTCTTTACCGCaatggctggtcaagctcagACTAGTCAGGTCCCACCTGTAGTGCCACCAGTTACTCCTTCAGTTCCATTGGCACATGATGTCTCTATTTCTAAAAAGCTGAAGGAGGCTAGACAACTGGGTTGCGTGTCCTTTGTGGGTGAGTTGGACGCCACCGCAGCTAAGGATtggattaatcaggtttcagAGACACTCTCTGATATGAGATTGGAGGATGAGATGAAGCTGATAGTGGCTACGAGGTTATTGGAGAAGAGAGCCCGTACAtggtggaattcggtgaagtcccgttccactaTTCTCCTAACTTGGTCAGACTTTCTGAGGGAATTTGATAGTCAATATTATACCCATTTCcatcaaaaagagaagaagagagaatttttgagtcTGAAGCAGGGGAATTTAACTGTAGAAGAGTATGAGACTCAATTTAACGAGCTGTTGTCTTATGTGCCTGATTTAGTGAGGACTGAACAGGATCAGGCCGattatttcgaggaagggctccgcAATGAGATAAGAGAGCGAATGACTGTGACAGGTAGGGAGCCCCATAAAGAGGTAGTACAAATGGCCTTaagggctgagaagctcgcaaatgaaaataggagaatGCGAGCTGAGTtggcaaaaaggaaaaatccgAATATGTCCTCCAGTCAGCCACTAAAGAGGAGCAAAGGCTCATTTGTTTCAGGGAGTGCTCCTTCTGTTTCGGTAACATCCTCTCGACCATCATTTTCACAAATGCAGCAGAGGCCTCCGAGATTCAGCGGATCTGCAGTGACTACTTCTGAAAAAAGTTTCGGAGGTTTTGATAGATGTAGAGAATGTGGAAGATTTCATGGCGGGGTGTGTTGGGGGCCTTTGCGATGTTTTCATTGTGGCCAGACGGGTCACTTTAGAACTAATTGTCCACAGTTAGGACAGGCCACTGTAGCTGCTCTATCTTCATCAACTCGTACGGACTTGCAGATGAGAGATTCCTCTGGAGCACAACCGAGACAGGGAGTAGCTATTCGGCCTGATGTGGAGAGTAACACCCCAGTATACCCACCTTCCAAACCACTGACTCGTGCGTCAACAAAAGTTTTTACGGTAATGGAAGATGAAGCACGAGTCCAACCTAGAGAAAGTgaatga